In one window of Zhongshania aliphaticivorans DNA:
- the ligA gene encoding NAD-dependent DNA ligase LigA — protein MSERSLRERLEALRNQLHHHNYQYYVLDAPQVPDAEYDRLFKELRDIETSHPEWASLDSPTQRVGAAPLSSFKQVRHETPMLSLDNVFSEQELIDFDRRVKSRLVDASTFAYACEPKLDGIAVSLLYVDGVLVRGATRGDGRVGEDITLNVKTIPSIPLRLRGDSWPEELEVRGEIYMPRQGFERINAAARESDGKVFVNPRNAAAGSLRQLDSRITATRPLEMSCYGIAQQEGEAISSTHSQGLQQLREWGFLVSSELRVVDSVEGCLNYYQDLLARRDSLPYDIDGIVFKVDSLVLQDQLGFVSRAPRWAIAHKFPAQEEMTLLRDVEFQVGRTGAITPVAKLEPVFVGGVTVSNASLHNFDEIARLGVMVGDHVVVRRAGDVIPQIVQVVLERRSEESVEIIPPTTCPVCDSPVERAPGEAALRCSGGLVCGAQRKEGIKHFASRKAMDIDGLGDKLVEQIVDAGLVDTVADLFLLTVDQLAALERMGLKSAENIIAALERARTTTLPRFLYSLGIREVGEATALNLARHFGGLAELMAASEDELIQVDDVGPIVASHIHAFFSAELNREVVQQLCERGVHWPSEKKTGGEQPLAGQTWVLTGNLDSMTRGEAKEKLQALGAKVAGSVSAKTSCVAAGASAGSKLAKAEALGVKVIDEQGLLQLFASDGGTA, from the coding sequence ATGTCTGAACGTTCCCTGCGTGAGCGCCTTGAGGCCTTGCGCAACCAGCTCCATCATCATAATTATCAATATTATGTCCTCGACGCGCCGCAAGTTCCCGACGCTGAGTACGATCGTCTATTTAAAGAATTACGTGATATTGAAACCAGCCATCCCGAGTGGGCAAGTTTGGACTCCCCCACGCAACGAGTGGGTGCGGCTCCTCTCTCGTCATTTAAGCAAGTCCGCCATGAAACACCCATGCTATCGCTGGATAATGTGTTTTCAGAGCAAGAATTAATAGACTTTGACCGACGTGTTAAAAGCCGCTTAGTTGACGCGTCCACGTTTGCTTATGCCTGCGAGCCTAAGCTGGATGGTATCGCGGTGAGCCTGCTCTATGTTGATGGTGTGCTTGTTCGAGGCGCGACCCGTGGCGATGGAAGAGTGGGCGAAGATATCACGCTCAATGTAAAAACAATTCCCTCAATTCCCCTGCGATTGCGCGGGGATTCCTGGCCTGAAGAATTAGAAGTGCGGGGTGAAATTTATATGCCCCGACAAGGCTTTGAGCGTATTAATGCTGCGGCAAGAGAATCCGATGGCAAGGTGTTTGTTAATCCACGCAATGCCGCGGCGGGTAGCTTGCGGCAATTGGATAGCCGTATAACCGCTACGCGTCCCTTAGAAATGAGTTGCTACGGTATAGCGCAGCAAGAAGGCGAGGCAATTTCCTCAACCCATAGTCAGGGTTTGCAACAACTTCGTGAGTGGGGCTTTCTAGTAAGTTCGGAGCTTAGGGTGGTTGACTCTGTTGAAGGCTGCCTAAATTACTATCAAGATCTCTTAGCGCGACGAGATAGCCTGCCTTATGACATAGATGGAATTGTTTTTAAGGTTGATTCATTAGTATTGCAGGATCAGCTGGGTTTTGTATCACGCGCTCCGCGATGGGCCATTGCTCACAAGTTTCCCGCACAGGAAGAAATGACGCTACTTAGAGACGTGGAGTTTCAGGTTGGACGTACCGGTGCGATTACCCCTGTGGCCAAACTGGAGCCAGTGTTTGTCGGTGGTGTGACCGTGAGTAATGCATCGCTTCATAATTTTGATGAGATAGCCCGCCTAGGTGTCATGGTGGGAGACCATGTTGTGGTGCGCCGTGCTGGTGACGTCATCCCGCAAATTGTTCAGGTTGTATTAGAGCGTCGTTCAGAAGAGAGTGTTGAAATAATCCCGCCAACAACATGCCCTGTCTGTGATAGTCCGGTAGAGCGGGCACCAGGTGAGGCGGCGTTACGCTGTAGTGGCGGATTGGTTTGCGGTGCACAGCGCAAGGAAGGAATAAAACACTTTGCCAGCCGCAAGGCCATGGATATTGATGGGCTAGGCGATAAACTAGTAGAACAGATTGTTGATGCCGGTTTAGTAGACACTGTGGCAGATTTATTCCTGCTAACCGTAGATCAGTTGGCTGCCCTAGAGCGCATGGGTTTAAAGTCTGCAGAGAATATTATTGCCGCACTCGAGCGAGCTCGGACGACGACCTTGCCGCGTTTTTTATATTCCCTAGGTATTCGTGAAGTGGGTGAGGCGACAGCATTAAATTTGGCGCGCCATTTTGGTGGTTTAGCTGAATTAATGGCTGCCTCAGAAGATGAGTTAATTCAAGTGGATGATGTTGGTCCTATCGTGGCTAGTCATATTCATGCGTTTTTTTCCGCAGAGCTAAATCGCGAGGTTGTTCAGCAATTATGTGAGCGGGGCGTGCATTGGCCTAGTGAGAAAAAAACGGGCGGCGAACAGCCCTTGGCTGGTCAAACCTGGGTGCTTACAGGCAATTTAGATAGCATGACACGGGGCGAGGCCAAGGAAAAATTACAGGCTCTTGGGGCAAAGGTGGCGGGTAGTGTGTCTGCCAAAACGAGCTGTGTTGCGGCGGGTGCCAGTGCGGGGTCAAAGTTAGCAAAAGCGGAGGCTTTAGGAGTGAAAGTGATTGATGAGCAAGGTTTGCTCCAATTGTTTGCTAGCGATGGCGGTACAGCATGA
- a CDS encoding TonB-dependent receptor: MTKKRIVNPVAPMVLAVGLCANPALYAAPALEEVLVTATLRTESLQDVPVSVNAMAGEKMQEAGIDKIEDLQAYVPNLSMSETGIGTNIYIRGIGSGINPGFEQSVGMYFDGVSYGRSQLTRAPFLDLARVEVLRGPQNILYGKNSIAGALSLVSARPGQEQEGMISGLYEPDHDEKIVDFMLSGPITDNLGARVAVRKREFGGYMENLTLNRDEPQRDESTIRAILDWDATEDLTAMLKFELGKFDVLGRQVEIVNDQPSALLGGATYAQALVGNFGADPSVLNTTQDYKRSSNGDYSNNRTKNITLNVDYAIGEGTLTFITGLLEYEFEELCDCDFTGAPVFSLPMEEDYEQYSQEVRWVSAAGGTFEHIGGMYYQKSELDFFDALVIDSDIIPQAVYSRVYAQAGGAANEPNSSAAAGGAMAAISNTTTPRYFTSDAELWSAFWQTTWNVSDRLRATLGVRYSYEEKDGTRTLTVADLDGNERPLGTVDGVLAGVFKVERHELEGSQDGGNFAPSINVQFDVNDDVMAYATVSRGYKSGGFDARSNASPSADLNAAGSSIVGSFEYDEEQATSFEAGAKTSFMDGRGELNVAVFFTKYDDLQVSIFDGTLGFNVGNAGAAETKGIELDGRFALTDNLLMTGALAFLDFEFTDFENGQCYQGQTPDSTVNGVNYCDYKGMSNQYVADYSGNVGLVYTKAFGDAMEFRAGTDFTFTGDYNSSQNLDPSQEQDGYVEVNMRVAVSDLNAGWEVALIGKNLTDEDVISYSNDTPLANSTFQSIGHYAFVERPRSVAVQVAYRW; this comes from the coding sequence ATGACGAAAAAGCGCATAGTAAATCCTGTCGCGCCAATGGTGTTGGCTGTTGGCTTGTGTGCAAATCCGGCTCTATACGCTGCGCCGGCTTTAGAAGAAGTGTTGGTTACAGCAACCCTTAGAACTGAAAGCCTGCAAGATGTGCCTGTATCTGTAAATGCAATGGCCGGTGAAAAAATGCAGGAGGCCGGAATTGATAAAATAGAAGATCTTCAGGCCTATGTACCTAACTTGTCCATGTCTGAAACAGGCATTGGCACCAATATTTACATTCGCGGTATTGGTTCGGGTATTAACCCCGGCTTTGAGCAATCAGTCGGTATGTATTTTGACGGTGTTTCCTATGGTCGTAGTCAGTTAACACGAGCTCCATTTTTAGATTTAGCACGAGTCGAAGTTCTACGCGGCCCCCAAAATATTCTCTATGGTAAAAACAGTATTGCCGGTGCCCTTAGTCTTGTGTCCGCACGTCCGGGGCAAGAGCAAGAAGGTATGATTTCAGGCTTGTATGAGCCTGATCACGACGAAAAAATTGTTGATTTTATGCTCTCTGGCCCGATTACCGATAACCTAGGTGCACGGGTTGCTGTTCGCAAGCGTGAGTTTGGCGGCTACATGGAAAACTTAACCCTGAACCGCGATGAGCCACAGCGAGATGAATCAACGATTCGCGCTATTTTAGACTGGGATGCAACAGAAGACCTTACGGCAATGTTGAAATTCGAACTAGGTAAGTTTGATGTCCTAGGTCGACAGGTTGAAATAGTCAATGATCAGCCTTCTGCCTTACTGGGTGGAGCAACTTATGCACAAGCTCTGGTGGGTAATTTTGGCGCTGATCCTTCAGTGTTAAACACAACACAAGATTACAAACGTTCCTCGAATGGTGATTACAGTAATAACCGAACCAAAAATATTACGTTGAACGTGGACTACGCCATCGGTGAGGGTACGCTGACATTTATCACCGGGTTGTTGGAATATGAGTTTGAAGAGTTGTGTGACTGTGACTTCACGGGCGCGCCAGTCTTCAGTCTACCAATGGAAGAAGATTACGAGCAATATAGCCAAGAGGTTCGCTGGGTATCGGCAGCTGGCGGAACTTTCGAGCATATCGGTGGCATGTACTATCAGAAAAGTGAATTGGACTTTTTTGACGCTCTAGTAATCGATAGCGATATTATTCCCCAAGCCGTTTACTCAAGAGTATATGCTCAGGCAGGTGGTGCAGCCAATGAGCCTAATTCCTCAGCAGCAGCCGGTGGTGCGATGGCGGCAATTTCAAATACTACCACGCCTCGTTATTTTACGAGCGATGCTGAACTGTGGTCGGCCTTTTGGCAAACCACATGGAATGTATCTGATCGTTTACGGGCTACTCTAGGGGTTAGATACTCCTACGAAGAAAAAGATGGTACTAGAACCCTGACGGTTGCTGATCTTGATGGCAATGAGCGCCCCCTTGGGACAGTCGATGGCGTTTTGGCCGGTGTATTTAAGGTTGAAAGACATGAACTTGAGGGCAGTCAAGATGGCGGTAATTTTGCTCCATCTATCAATGTCCAGTTTGATGTGAATGACGATGTGATGGCTTACGCAACCGTAAGTCGGGGTTATAAGTCGGGCGGGTTTGATGCACGCTCAAATGCCTCTCCGAGTGCAGACTTAAATGCAGCAGGTTCATCAATTGTTGGTTCCTTTGAGTATGACGAAGAACAGGCGACAAGCTTTGAGGCCGGCGCAAAAACCAGCTTCATGGATGGACGTGGTGAGTTAAACGTCGCGGTTTTCTTTACCAAATACGATGATCTGCAAGTTAGTATTTTTGACGGCACGCTTGGCTTCAACGTGGGTAATGCGGGTGCTGCAGAAACTAAAGGTATTGAGCTCGATGGCCGTTTTGCGTTAACGGATAATTTGTTAATGACGGGTGCCTTGGCCTTCCTCGATTTTGAATTCACAGATTTTGAAAATGGCCAGTGTTACCAAGGGCAAACTCCAGACTCTACGGTGAATGGCGTTAATTACTGTGATTACAAGGGGATGTCGAATCAATATGTGGCGGATTATTCCGGTAATGTTGGTTTGGTTTATACCAAGGCATTTGGTGATGCAATGGAATTTCGTGCAGGCACCGACTTCACATTTACCGGTGATTACAACTCGTCGCAAAACTTAGACCCTAGCCAAGAGCAAGATGGTTACGTAGAGGTCAATATGCGAGTGGCGGTGAGTGATCTTAATGCTGGTTGGGAAGTGGCGCTCATCGGTAAAAACTTGACAGATGAAGACGTCATTTCTTATTCAAATGATACGCCTCTGGCAAATAGTACCTTTCAGAGTATAGGCCATTATGCCTTTGTTGAGCGGCCACGTAGTGTTGCTGTGCAAGTCGCATATCGTTGGTAG
- the zipA gene encoding cell division protein ZipA, with protein sequence MDLNVRDWLIVIGALLATAVLLDGFRRMRKDRRDTIRLSAKQRHDDDDLTNPELPSGTARVVAVRETPSLHVKRGQTAASTRREPEWKAEPEGGEVKQQETDSEFDAEAPSGDDILFTDPADEYRAKMPADVEDDDEDEIVAGWSSINTADTGREASSHVDHGDISEHLDADTPEPSTASNGGDSEASHQELLVINAMAPEGKPFKGNDLLQILMACDVRYGKMSIFHRYENADGTGEIQFSVANLVEPGNFNLDEIDEFTSPGVVFFMHLPGPKDSIKAYEAMVETARCLVNNLEGELRDQTHSVATKQTLEHYKQRIRDFERRQLTLM encoded by the coding sequence ATGGATCTCAATGTAAGAGATTGGTTAATTGTAATAGGTGCATTGCTGGCGACAGCAGTGTTGCTTGATGGGTTCCGACGGATGCGTAAAGATCGTCGCGATACTATTCGATTAAGTGCTAAACAGCGGCATGATGACGACGACTTAACAAACCCTGAGCTCCCTTCAGGAACGGCACGAGTTGTTGCTGTCAGAGAAACGCCCAGCTTGCATGTCAAGCGGGGCCAAACAGCGGCTTCAACTCGACGAGAACCCGAGTGGAAGGCTGAGCCCGAAGGTGGTGAAGTTAAGCAACAAGAGACCGACAGTGAGTTTGATGCTGAGGCTCCGTCTGGCGATGATATTTTGTTCACGGATCCTGCCGACGAATACCGCGCCAAAATGCCGGCTGATGTAGAAGACGATGATGAAGATGAAATTGTGGCTGGTTGGTCGTCGATCAATACGGCTGATACTGGCCGTGAAGCGTCTTCACATGTAGATCACGGCGATATTTCTGAGCATCTTGATGCAGACACCCCCGAGCCCTCCACAGCAAGTAATGGCGGTGATTCTGAGGCGTCTCACCAAGAGTTACTGGTGATCAATGCGATGGCGCCGGAAGGTAAGCCTTTTAAAGGCAATGATCTGCTACAGATTTTAATGGCTTGCGATGTTCGTTATGGAAAAATGAGTATTTTTCATCGCTATGAAAATGCTGACGGTACTGGTGAAATTCAGTTTAGTGTCGCAAACTTGGTAGAGCCTGGTAATTTCAACCTTGATGAAATTGATGAGTTTACCAGTCCCGGTGTGGTTTTCTTTATGCATCTTCCTGGCCCCAAAGATAGTATTAAGGCCTACGAGGCAATGGTTGAAACCGCGCGCTGCTTGGTGAATAACCTCGAGGGTGAATTACGGGATCAAACCCATAGCGTGGCAACAAAACAAACATTAGAGCACTATAAACAGCGCATTCGAGATTTTGAGCGCCGTCAGCTAACACTAATGTAA
- a CDS encoding transglycosylase SLT domain-containing protein translates to MRVVCLLLILLSVSACTTSPPRNPGDVCAIFREKGGWYGDAKDASKKWNSPIPIMMAIMHQESRFVANAKPPKKYWLGFIPAGRMSDAYGYPQAKDGTWDWYIDKSGNWGADRDNFADAIDFIGWYNNTSGKINGISSTDAYSLYMAYHEGHGGFKKRSFASKPWLKRVAGNVSARAATYGGQLSRCEKDLKSGGWFFGIF, encoded by the coding sequence ATGAGAGTAGTTTGTCTGCTATTAATATTATTGTCAGTGTCTGCATGTACGACCTCACCACCACGAAACCCAGGTGATGTCTGTGCTATTTTTCGAGAAAAAGGAGGCTGGTATGGCGATGCCAAAGATGCTTCAAAAAAGTGGAATTCGCCCATTCCAATCATGATGGCAATAATGCATCAGGAGTCGCGCTTTGTTGCCAATGCCAAGCCACCCAAAAAATACTGGTTAGGTTTTATTCCGGCAGGGCGTATGTCTGATGCTTATGGTTACCCTCAGGCTAAAGATGGAACCTGGGATTGGTATATCGATAAGTCGGGTAACTGGGGCGCTGATCGCGATAATTTTGCTGACGCCATTGATTTTATCGGCTGGTATAACAATACCAGTGGCAAGATAAACGGTATTAGCAGTACCGATGCTTATAGCTTGTATATGGCTTACCATGAGGGCCATGGTGGTTTTAAAAAGCGCAGTTTTGCCAGCAAACCCTGGCTAAAGCGGGTTGCCGGCAATGTGTCAGCACGAGCAGCAACTTACGGTGGTCAGCTTAGTCGCTGTGAAAAAGACTTAAAAAGTGGTGGCTGGTTCTTCGGAATATTTTAA
- a CDS encoding VOC family protein — MKYLHTMIRVKDLEASMHFYCDLLGLIEVKRYDSEKGRFSLIYLAAPDDHETAKTSQSPTIELTYNWDTEDYSGGRNFGHLAFAVDNIYASCQKLMAAGVTISRPPRDGHMAFVRSPDLISIELLQRGDALAPAEPWLSMTNTGEW; from the coding sequence ATGAAATATCTTCACACCATGATTCGAGTTAAAGACTTAGAGGCATCTATGCACTTTTATTGCGATTTACTTGGTCTAATAGAGGTCAAACGCTATGACAGTGAGAAAGGCCGCTTTAGTCTTATATATCTTGCCGCCCCTGATGATCACGAAACAGCAAAAACCAGTCAATCGCCAACCATAGAACTTACGTATAACTGGGACACCGAAGACTATAGTGGTGGACGCAATTTCGGCCACCTAGCCTTTGCTGTCGACAATATCTACGCAAGCTGTCAAAAACTGATGGCGGCAGGCGTGACAATTAGCCGACCACCCCGCGATGGTCATATGGCATTTGTGCGCTCACCCGATTTGATCTCGATAGAGCTTTTGCAACGTGGCGACGCACTCGCGCCGGCGGAACCTTGGTTATCAATGACAAATACAGGTGAGTGGTAG
- a CDS encoding flavodoxin family protein, with the protein MSELEQKHLLIVYHSQSGRNERLAYAAYSAAIAAEPNVDVRLRRAAETGTRDVVWSDGLLLFFPENFGAIAGGMKDFLDRTFYPVLERNLIRPYAVFICAGNDGGNALSQFNRIAKGYLWRSVSEPIVVTGRPDEVVFQQARDLSTAFSTGLEMGVF; encoded by the coding sequence GTGTCTGAGCTTGAACAAAAGCATTTACTTATTGTATATCACAGTCAATCTGGCAGAAACGAGCGATTAGCTTACGCTGCTTATTCTGCGGCGATCGCTGCTGAACCTAATGTTGATGTACGTTTGCGTCGAGCTGCTGAAACCGGGACGCGGGATGTGGTGTGGAGTGATGGCTTGCTGCTGTTTTTTCCTGAGAATTTTGGGGCTATCGCCGGCGGTATGAAAGACTTTTTAGACCGTACCTTTTATCCAGTGCTTGAGCGTAATTTGATTAGACCTTACGCCGTTTTTATTTGTGCTGGAAATGATGGTGGCAACGCCTTAAGCCAATTTAATCGTATCGCAAAGGGCTATTTGTGGCGCTCTGTAAGTGAGCCTATCGTAGTGACCGGTCGTCCTGATGAGGTTGTATTTCAGCAGGCGAGGGATCTATCTACCGCGTTTTCTACGGGGCTAGAAATGGGGGTTTTTTAG
- the smc gene encoding chromosome segregation protein SMC — protein sequence MRLKSIKLAGFKSFVDPTTAHFPTNLSAVVGPNGCGKSNIIDAVRWVMGESSAKNLRGESMTDVIFNGSVNRKPVGQASIELVFDNTDKKLGGEYAAYNEIAIRRKVTREGVSEYYLNGTKCRRRDITDIFLGTGLGPRSYAIIEQGMISRLIESKPEELRVFIEEAAGISKYKERRRETENRMRRTQENLERLTDLRDELERQLQHLQRQAAAAEKYTEYKKEERLLKAQLHVLQWKALDDQAGLKEQDINRLELEREAIVTEQVGLNTGIEQARDQHSQLNDAFNEVQGRFYSIGAEIARTEQSIQHQQQRRQQLDTDLQQLSVNVQETSRHLDNDREKIALWEAEIKEIEPELEITEASEESAAETLANAEDSMQSWQQRWDEFNQLAAGPRQRAEVEQSRIQHLELSLQRLQERIEKLDQERRGLHIDDTDGDIEMLQQETAEVELEASSVQEQHDQLIPAISDCRERIKQASDELDTCRSDLQRKRGRMASLEALQQAALGQGDKTTATWLEEKGLHNTPRLAEQLQVAEGWQQAVETVLGDQLQALCIDSLDGVAGILDGLEEGRVCFVEGATSNAPEGSSLADKVTGNSALQGLLESVRVADDLLSALSMRSRLAPHESIVTPEGLWLGRNWLRVSRGDTEQGGVIQRQQDLQQLREDIDAAEIRIQAIVDALESDRQLLKSQEQERENLNREVQQYNRQHSELKAKLSAQQARVEQVLARSQQLDGDGKELRNQFQLEQESIAEARMTLQEAIESMEQDSDKREALLSERDNNRSVLDAARQTARQSKDHAHQLAMRHQSLSTQRDSVLQNISRTEEQLAQLQERREQLAANLDENDAPVEDLKMELEARLEQRLAVEEELAESRRTLEVVDNQVRENEQKRHGIEQRLQTVRNSLEQARVENQGLQVRRKGLQDQLQEAQFDLQSVLETLPDSANESEWVESLEQTGRRITRLGPINLAAIEEYKQQSERKNYLDAQNDDLVEALETLEGAIRRIDKETRNRFKETFDKVNGGLQDLFPKVFGGGSASLEMTGDDLLNTGISIMARPPGKRNSTIHLLSGGEKALTAIALVFSIFRLNPAPFCMLDEVDAPLDDANVGRYARLVKEMSSEVQFIYISHNKIAMEMAHQLMGVTMHEPGVSRLVSVDLEKAAEMAAM from the coding sequence ATGCGTCTTAAAAGTATTAAATTAGCGGGTTTTAAATCGTTTGTAGACCCAACAACCGCCCATTTTCCGACAAATCTTTCGGCGGTGGTTGGCCCGAACGGCTGTGGAAAATCAAATATCATTGACGCGGTGCGTTGGGTGATGGGGGAGAGTTCGGCTAAAAATCTACGCGGTGAGTCGATGACCGATGTTATTTTTAACGGCTCGGTCAACCGAAAGCCCGTTGGTCAGGCAAGTATTGAGTTGGTATTCGACAATACGGATAAAAAACTCGGCGGAGAATACGCCGCTTATAATGAAATCGCTATTCGTCGAAAAGTGACTCGAGAAGGGGTGTCGGAATACTACCTCAATGGAACAAAGTGCCGGCGTCGCGATATCACTGATATTTTTCTCGGCACGGGTTTAGGTCCGAGAAGTTATGCCATCATTGAGCAGGGTATGATATCCAGGCTAATTGAGTCTAAGCCAGAAGAGTTACGGGTCTTTATTGAAGAAGCCGCAGGGATTTCAAAGTATAAAGAGCGCCGTCGGGAAACTGAAAACCGAATGCGTCGCACCCAAGAAAATTTAGAGCGTTTGACCGACCTTCGCGATGAACTAGAACGTCAATTGCAGCACTTACAACGTCAGGCTGCAGCGGCCGAGAAGTACACAGAGTATAAAAAAGAAGAGCGATTATTGAAGGCTCAGCTTCACGTTTTACAGTGGAAGGCCCTAGATGATCAAGCGGGTTTAAAAGAACAAGATATCAATCGCTTGGAGCTAGAGCGCGAAGCGATTGTTACCGAGCAAGTCGGTTTGAATACCGGTATAGAGCAGGCTAGAGATCAGCATAGCCAGCTCAATGATGCCTTTAATGAAGTGCAGGGCCGGTTCTATAGCATTGGCGCTGAAATAGCGCGGACAGAACAGAGTATTCAGCATCAGCAGCAACGACGTCAGCAATTAGATACTGATTTGCAGCAGCTAAGTGTGAATGTCCAAGAAACAAGCCGTCACCTCGACAACGATCGTGAAAAAATTGCCTTGTGGGAAGCGGAAATAAAGGAAATTGAACCGGAACTTGAAATTACCGAAGCCTCTGAAGAAAGCGCAGCGGAGACCTTGGCGAATGCTGAAGATTCCATGCAATCTTGGCAGCAGCGCTGGGATGAATTTAATCAATTAGCGGCTGGGCCGCGTCAGCGTGCAGAAGTTGAGCAGTCTCGTATTCAACATTTGGAATTAAGCCTGCAGCGCTTGCAGGAACGTATCGAAAAGCTGGACCAAGAGCGTCGGGGTTTGCATATAGACGATACCGACGGCGATATAGAAATGCTTCAACAAGAAACGGCAGAAGTTGAGCTAGAGGCCTCTTCCGTTCAAGAGCAGCATGATCAATTAATTCCGGCGATTAGTGACTGCCGGGAACGTATTAAACAAGCCAGTGATGAGCTGGATACCTGCCGCAGTGATTTGCAGCGTAAGCGCGGCCGTATGGCATCGCTGGAAGCACTTCAGCAGGCAGCCTTGGGTCAGGGTGACAAAACTACTGCAACTTGGTTAGAAGAAAAAGGGTTGCACAATACCCCCCGACTAGCGGAGCAGTTGCAGGTGGCGGAGGGCTGGCAGCAAGCAGTAGAAACGGTGTTGGGTGATCAGTTGCAGGCACTATGCATAGATTCCCTCGATGGTGTTGCCGGTATTCTCGATGGTTTGGAAGAAGGTAGGGTGTGTTTTGTAGAAGGCGCGACTAGCAATGCTCCCGAAGGCTCGTCACTGGCGGATAAAGTGACCGGGAATTCTGCGCTGCAAGGCTTGCTCGAGAGTGTTCGAGTCGCAGACGATCTACTCTCTGCGTTATCAATGCGTTCACGTCTAGCACCCCATGAGTCGATAGTTACGCCTGAGGGGTTGTGGCTGGGGCGTAACTGGCTGAGGGTGAGTCGCGGAGATACTGAGCAAGGTGGGGTGATCCAGCGTCAGCAAGATTTACAGCAATTGCGAGAGGATATTGACGCTGCAGAAATTCGCATTCAAGCCATTGTTGATGCCTTAGAAAGTGATAGGCAATTACTCAAAAGCCAAGAGCAAGAGCGAGAGAATTTAAATCGTGAAGTTCAGCAATATAACCGTCAGCACAGTGAGTTAAAGGCAAAGTTAAGTGCTCAGCAAGCCCGGGTTGAACAGGTTTTGGCACGAAGCCAACAACTAGATGGTGATGGCAAAGAATTACGTAATCAATTCCAATTAGAGCAAGAGTCAATTGCAGAGGCAAGAATGACGTTGCAGGAAGCGATAGAGTCGATGGAGCAAGATTCTGATAAGCGTGAGGCCCTGTTGAGCGAGCGTGACAATAATCGTTCAGTACTCGATGCAGCAAGACAAACAGCCCGTCAAAGTAAAGATCACGCCCACCAACTGGCCATGCGGCATCAGTCTTTGAGTACGCAGCGTGACTCGGTATTACAAAATATTTCACGTACTGAGGAGCAATTGGCGCAATTACAAGAGCGCCGTGAGCAACTTGCCGCAAATTTGGATGAAAATGATGCGCCAGTTGAAGACTTAAAAATGGAGCTGGAGGCTCGTCTTGAACAGCGTTTAGCGGTAGAAGAAGAGCTGGCCGAGTCGCGGCGGACACTGGAAGTGGTCGATAATCAAGTGCGTGAAAACGAGCAGAAGCGTCATGGTATAGAGCAGCGCTTGCAAACTGTTCGCAATAGTCTAGAACAGGCTAGGGTAGAGAATCAGGGTTTGCAGGTACGAAGAAAAGGTCTTCAAGATCAATTGCAGGAAGCTCAGTTTGATTTACAGTCAGTGCTTGAGACGCTTCCCGACAGCGCAAACGAATCTGAATGGGTCGAATCTCTAGAGCAAACTGGGCGGCGTATTACGCGACTCGGGCCTATTAACTTAGCGGCTATTGAAGAATATAAGCAGCAATCTGAGCGCAAAAACTATTTAGATGCGCAAAATGATGATTTGGTTGAGGCCCTAGAGACCCTTGAAGGCGCAATTCGTCGTATTGATAAAGAGACCCGAAATCGATTTAAAGAAACCTTTGATAAGGTTAACGGCGGTTTACAGGATTTATTCCCCAAAGTGTTTGGGGGAGGTAGTGCCTCACTTGAAATGACCGGAGATGATTTACTCAATACTGGGATTTCAATCATGGCCCGTCCGCCGGGTAAACGTAACAGTACTATCCACCTGTTATCTGGTGGTGAAAAAGCGCTTACCGCTATCGCCTTGGTGTTTTCGATCTTCCGCCTTAATCCCGCTCCATTTTGTATGCTCGACGAGGTGGATGCCCCCCTTGATGATGCCAATGTGGGGCGCTATGCGCGTTTGGTTAAAGAAATGTCTTCAGAAGTACAGTTTATTTATATCAGTCACAATAAAATTGCGATGGAAATGGCGCATCAACTTATGGGTGTGACCATGCATGAGCCAGGGGTATCTCGTTTGGTTTCGGTGGACCTAGAGAAAGCAGCAGAAATGGCAGCAATGTAA